From a region of the Prevotella melaninogenica genome:
- a CDS encoding type VI secretion system Vgr family protein, producing MSIPFNPITISIGKKSLSSFISLQIEQNIGKHHRFQMSVELETGSNRYVHNINSSKDWLGESIVVKAANTPIFVGVVTNVQLHREGSDFGCIIVSGYSATYRMETAHSCFSWNDTTIGDVVKKLCEQAKVQLELNPAFKENKDYICQYEESDFDFIRRLAHQYQEWMYFDGTKLIFGKPRKLADPIILEYGTTLSSLDIGLQTLARSEQVFSYHSGADREMQRMTPDLAYGHDKLSGEAFRASLGMFSKPARQHALPRISNETELINYMGRKQAAETAETHYITAESQVPTLRVGSVVSLYSSFLERVGNISKESLGNFIIIEITHEVSQGSYYKNRFKAIPATIKALPSPKVRMPLAETQMATVLSNADPEGKGRVRVRMNWQTDGMQTGWVRVMTPDGGSSSDVKSNRGFVFIPEVGDQVLLGFRHGDPARPYVMGSLFNGTTGGGGGQGNKCKSLTTRSGSSLKLDDSKGSVTLADPGKTSIHMDGAGNATFDSSDKIIISCGSASIELHNDGTIKINGKEISVGGTDVSIAGTSSIVAGVGEGETPSTGIGMSTTELNISSSKTYIDGSSETSVSSSGGTTSVTASSEVIVGGSKVKLN from the coding sequence ATGTCAATTCCTTTCAACCCCATTACTATCAGCATAGGAAAGAAGTCTCTTTCTTCTTTTATTTCTCTACAAATCGAACAAAACATAGGTAAACACCACCGTTTCCAAATGTCTGTTGAGTTGGAAACGGGTAGCAATAGATATGTACATAATATCAATAGCAGCAAGGACTGGCTCGGAGAAAGCATCGTCGTTAAGGCTGCTAACACTCCTATCTTTGTTGGTGTGGTGACAAATGTACAGTTACACAGGGAAGGAAGTGACTTTGGATGTATTATCGTTTCTGGCTACTCCGCAACATACAGAATGGAAACGGCACACAGCTGCTTCTCATGGAATGACACAACCATTGGGGATGTGGTTAAGAAGTTGTGCGAACAAGCTAAGGTGCAGTTGGAGTTAAATCCGGCATTCAAGGAAAACAAAGACTATATCTGCCAATACGAAGAATCGGACTTCGACTTTATCCGCCGTCTTGCACATCAGTATCAAGAATGGATGTATTTCGATGGAACAAAGCTGATCTTTGGTAAACCAAGGAAATTGGCTGACCCTATAATATTGGAATATGGAACGACGCTGTCTTCACTTGATATTGGTTTACAGACCCTCGCACGCTCTGAGCAGGTGTTCTCTTATCACTCTGGTGCTGACCGTGAGATGCAGCGTATGACACCCGACTTGGCTTATGGTCATGACAAACTTTCGGGCGAGGCTTTTCGTGCATCACTCGGTATGTTCTCAAAACCCGCACGACAGCATGCACTGCCACGTATAAGCAATGAGACGGAACTTATTAATTACATGGGGCGTAAGCAGGCGGCAGAGACTGCTGAGACACATTACATCACGGCTGAGAGTCAGGTGCCAACCCTGCGTGTAGGTTCTGTCGTAAGTCTCTATAGTTCATTCTTGGAACGTGTAGGAAACATATCAAAAGAAAGTTTGGGTAACTTTATCATCATTGAGATAACCCATGAGGTGAGCCAAGGAAGCTATTACAAGAACCGCTTCAAAGCTATACCTGCAACGATAAAGGCACTGCCAAGTCCAAAGGTGCGTATGCCATTAGCTGAAACGCAGATGGCAACCGTGCTTAGTAATGCTGATCCAGAGGGTAAGGGTCGTGTGCGTGTACGTATGAACTGGCAGACAGATGGAATGCAGACTGGCTGGGTACGTGTGATGACACCAGATGGCGGTAGCAGTAGTGACGTAAAGAGCAACCGTGGTTTTGTGTTTATCCCAGAGGTAGGCGACCAAGTCCTCCTCGGCTTCCGTCATGGTGACCCAGCAAGACCTTACGTTATGGGTAGCCTGTTTAATGGAACGACAGGTGGTGGCGGTGGTCAGGGCAACAAATGCAAGAGTCTCACTACACGAAGCGGCAGCTCCCTCAAGCTTGATGACTCCAAAGGTAGTGTCACATTAGCTGATCCTGGAAAAACAAGCATTCACATGGACGGTGCTGGTAATGCCACATTTGATTCGTCTGACAAAATAATCATTTCCTGTGGTAGTGCTTCCATTGAGTTACACAATGATGGTACAATAAAGATAAACGGTAAGGAGATATCAGTTGGAGGCACGGATGTCTCCATAGCAGGTACATCAAGTATTGTAGCTGGCGTAGGGGAAGGTGAGACTCCAAGTACTGGTATTGGTATGTCAACAACAGAACTTAATATAAGTTCTTCGAAAACATATATTGATGGATCCAGTGAAACTAGTGTAAGTTCAAGTGGTGGAACAACCTCTGTTACTGCATCAAGTGAGGTGATTGTAGGCGGAAGCAAAGTAAAACTAAACTAA
- a CDS encoding RHS repeat-associated core domain-containing protein, translating to MKIIAKKANVASTAVQHVAKHFDLVLGIDIHWTKLPMPPFPLPLPHPFIGIVFDPMEYADFSIPVPSLLQKMFNLPEKIPMGASVFVHGRIKATTTTSVFGLGCNIKPKGGAASMLGAAMVGNIIPIKHITGGLPFYKIFLGDLEGPHDGEIYFGSESVIINGSECSGSFPQQVLTCWGIPFGHQYFPPAWLALYQHILTMYVQINIKPPVLVGGTFIPHKYTLSDILMRAAAVLFMKALGAIAKKGLTKFNHFLQGKFGKNPISKSLCFFGLEPVNFATGAMNFSWDDFELLGERTIRWTSAWQSDITYSGIMGNGVICNYDLFIIPQDADGVAAYNNPNENQVFPIPIPEIGGKEEYYRSLKLWQHRPNKSKWIVRTETEIRTYRAFSDKEYGTIYLAERIDYVGGGFLLLDYSGRKHLLSTIEDHLGRLIIFGQDEERGLIRSAMYKHGDVIDQLVAYDYDERSNLIRVRDRFGKSIEFEYDDANRVVLRRNRNNMTYTWEYDAEGRVIHTTGEGGIQEGYISYHDGYNEVKYSATGATEQYYYDENNLVYKKVDAMGGETWYGYNSWHERTLVGTPEGKVVGYDYDDRGNLIRLTAADGAETVYEYDDHNRLIARTDAAGNREEWVYDTETALLLKHKEADGTVVTYTYEKDKQQPSAIEYGEELRAVLQYDTLGLISNITDGHGVCETFAYDDYGRPLKHRHADGNSTEWQRDRLGRVTRYATPGQSVMRISYDAYDLPVEVTSGNEVWTMEYTPMGNLRRQTRRTSSMRMVSALSYEYDSYDQLKFVENEHGERYFFERNLNGEVICERGFDGAERHYIRDLDGTVITTQLPDGTAVHHQHDQAGRLTYNKYTDGSWEAWEYDKAGRLTKAYNRDSVTEFVRNALGQVIKETQDGRTVEHKYDERSRLSNIVSALGGSITYGYDIKGTVNHISAGMSGKRKPWEANIAYDRFGRETSRIMSGCVENTMQYDNVGRPAHQRVRHNGRTLLDKSYLWGDNLRLLQTLDTINRRSVRYDYDTFGSLSGAVYGDGSCQWRNPDAMGNVYDSPDRTDRSYGRGGQLREDRKWRYYYDSHGNLVLKTMRRSGPSLETGMRDEFLAWQSGDYAYTWQGNGMLRSVTRPDGKTVTFKYDALGRRIEKVFDGRVYRYLWDGDVILHEWDYAEADRPNTIVTETGEVTLDRPEPVENLITWVYDSDSYVPTAKIVGDRHYSIISDYIGRPVQAYDDNGNIVWQTDYDIYGNLRNLHGSRQFIPFRQLGQYEDEETGLYYNRFRYYDPRIGNYISQDPIRLSSGEFNLYSYSYNNTQVDTFGLSPTSPFDIVTYKPSSSPLENHHGILDVWAAKNIEGYKSRASHNPTIALTKGQHDSTKQVYREWLKEKTGKPVGGKVAWEEISPHEIFKLSEAMFDAAGVPQYARDEYYKEFNKYIYTMCK from the coding sequence ATGAAGATAATAGCAAAGAAAGCCAATGTAGCGAGTACTGCCGTACAGCATGTGGCCAAACATTTTGATTTGGTATTAGGTATAGACATTCACTGGACAAAGCTACCTATGCCTCCTTTTCCTCTTCCCTTACCACACCCTTTCATAGGAATTGTCTTTGACCCCATGGAGTATGCAGACTTCAGCATACCAGTCCCTTCCTTGTTGCAAAAGATGTTCAATCTCCCGGAGAAGATTCCTATGGGAGCATCAGTGTTTGTTCATGGCCGTATTAAGGCTACAACAACTACATCAGTCTTTGGACTTGGCTGTAATATAAAACCTAAAGGTGGTGCTGCAAGTATGTTAGGAGCAGCTATGGTTGGGAATATTATACCTATCAAACATATAACAGGTGGTCTACCTTTCTATAAAATCTTCTTAGGAGACTTGGAAGGTCCGCATGATGGTGAAATCTATTTTGGATCGGAAAGTGTCATTATCAATGGTAGTGAGTGCAGTGGATCATTCCCTCAGCAGGTTCTAACTTGTTGGGGCATACCTTTCGGACACCAATATTTTCCTCCGGCATGGCTTGCTCTCTACCAGCATATATTAACAATGTATGTGCAAATAAATATCAAGCCACCTGTGCTGGTGGGTGGAACTTTTATCCCTCATAAGTACACACTCTCTGACATTTTGATGCGTGCAGCAGCTGTACTCTTCATGAAAGCACTGGGAGCTATTGCCAAAAAAGGATTGACCAAATTTAATCATTTCCTTCAGGGTAAATTCGGTAAGAACCCTATATCTAAATCATTGTGTTTCTTCGGTTTGGAACCAGTGAACTTTGCTACAGGAGCAATGAATTTCTCTTGGGACGACTTTGAGCTATTGGGAGAGCGTACTATTCGTTGGACAAGTGCGTGGCAGAGTGACATTACCTATTCTGGAATCATGGGTAATGGAGTGATATGTAACTATGACCTGTTCATTATTCCTCAGGATGCAGATGGGGTAGCAGCTTACAATAATCCAAATGAGAATCAAGTATTCCCAATACCAATACCAGAAATAGGAGGCAAAGAGGAGTATTATCGTTCTCTAAAGTTATGGCAGCATAGACCAAACAAATCTAAATGGATTGTAAGAACAGAGACTGAAATCCGCACCTATCGTGCCTTCTCTGACAAGGAGTATGGTACAATATATCTTGCTGAAAGGATAGACTATGTGGGAGGTGGTTTCCTATTGTTAGATTATAGTGGGCGTAAGCACTTGCTTTCTACTATAGAAGATCACCTTGGACGTCTTATAATCTTTGGACAGGATGAGGAACGAGGTCTTATCCGCTCAGCAATGTATAAACATGGCGATGTCATAGACCAATTGGTGGCATACGATTATGATGAAAGGAGTAATCTTATACGTGTACGTGATCGATTTGGTAAGAGTATTGAGTTTGAATATGATGATGCTAATAGAGTGGTTCTACGTCGTAACCGCAACAATATGACGTATACATGGGAGTATGACGCTGAAGGACGTGTTATCCATACTACTGGTGAAGGTGGTATACAGGAAGGATATATATCTTACCATGACGGATATAACGAAGTAAAATACTCTGCCACAGGGGCTACGGAACAATATTATTATGACGAAAACAACCTTGTATATAAAAAGGTGGATGCCATGGGTGGTGAGACCTGGTATGGTTATAATTCTTGGCATGAGCGAACATTGGTAGGTACACCAGAGGGTAAGGTCGTAGGATATGATTATGATGACCGTGGTAACCTTATAAGATTGACGGCTGCTGACGGAGCTGAGACTGTTTATGAGTATGATGACCATAATCGCCTAATAGCACGTACGGATGCTGCTGGTAATAGAGAAGAATGGGTCTATGATACAGAGACAGCATTGTTGCTGAAACATAAGGAAGCGGATGGTACTGTTGTTACTTATACATACGAGAAGGATAAGCAGCAGCCTTCTGCTATTGAGTATGGTGAAGAACTACGTGCTGTTCTACAATATGACACTTTAGGATTAATCTCAAATATTACGGACGGGCATGGCGTTTGTGAAACATTCGCTTACGATGACTATGGCCGTCCACTGAAGCACAGGCATGCTGACGGGAATAGTACAGAATGGCAGCGTGACCGACTTGGCCGTGTTACTCGCTACGCAACTCCTGGACAGAGCGTGATGCGCATCTCCTACGATGCCTACGACCTGCCTGTTGAAGTTACCAGTGGCAACGAGGTGTGGACTATGGAGTACACTCCTATGGGTAACCTGCGCCGTCAGACACGTCGGACGAGCAGTATGCGCATGGTCAGTGCGCTGAGCTATGAGTATGATTCCTATGACCAACTGAAGTTTGTCGAGAACGAACACGGTGAACGATACTTCTTTGAACGTAACCTTAATGGTGAAGTGATTTGTGAAAGGGGCTTCGACGGAGCGGAACGTCATTATATCCGTGACCTTGACGGTACGGTGATTACTACACAGCTACCTGATGGTACGGCTGTGCATCATCAGCATGACCAAGCTGGACGACTTACCTATAACAAGTACACCGATGGTAGCTGGGAGGCTTGGGAGTACGATAAGGCAGGACGGCTCACCAAAGCGTACAACAGAGACAGCGTGACGGAGTTCGTGCGTAATGCTTTGGGGCAGGTCATAAAGGAAACCCAGGACGGGCGTACAGTGGAGCATAAGTATGATGAGCGTTCCCGACTTTCAAATATCGTCAGTGCATTAGGAGGAAGTATTACCTACGGATATGATATAAAAGGCACTGTCAACCACATATCAGCTGGCATGTCAGGAAAGAGGAAGCCTTGGGAAGCGAATATAGCATACGATAGGTTTGGGCGTGAAACTTCACGCATAATGTCTGGTTGTGTAGAGAATACTATGCAATATGACAATGTCGGTCGCCCTGCGCATCAGCGTGTCCGTCATAATGGGCGAACACTGCTTGATAAGTCATACCTTTGGGGTGATAATCTTCGTCTTCTGCAGACGCTTGACACAATAAACCGCAGAAGTGTCCGTTACGATTATGATACTTTCGGTTCTCTGTCAGGGGCTGTATATGGTGACGGTAGTTGTCAGTGGCGTAACCCAGATGCAATGGGTAATGTGTACGATAGCCCTGACCGAACGGACAGGAGTTATGGTCGTGGTGGACAGCTGCGTGAGGACAGGAAGTGGCGGTATTATTATGACAGCCATGGCAACCTTGTGCTGAAGACCATGCGCAGGTCGGGACCATCCCTTGAAACTGGAATGCGGGATGAGTTCCTTGCTTGGCAGAGCGGTGACTATGCCTATACGTGGCAGGGCAATGGTATGCTTAGAAGTGTAACACGGCCGGACGGCAAAACTGTAACGTTCAAGTATGACGCTTTAGGCAGACGCATTGAGAAGGTCTTTGACGGACGAGTATATCGCTACCTTTGGGATGGTGATGTCATCCTGCATGAGTGGGACTATGCCGAGGCTGACCGTCCGAACACGATTGTTACCGAGACTGGCGAGGTCACACTTGACAGACCAGAACCAGTTGAGAATCTCATCACGTGGGTTTACGACAGTGACAGCTATGTCCCTACAGCCAAGATAGTTGGTGACAGGCATTACAGCATCATCAGCGACTACATCGGTCGTCCTGTCCAGGCATACGATGATAATGGTAATATTGTCTGGCAGACAGACTATGACATCTATGGTAATCTCCGCAACCTTCACGGCAGCAGGCAGTTCATTCCTTTCCGCCAGTTAGGACAGTATGAGGACGAGGAAACTGGGCTGTATTACAACAGGTTCAGGTATTATGATCCGAGGATTGGTAATTATATCAGCCAGGACCCGATAAGACTCTCAAGTGGTGAGTTTAACCTCTACTCTTATTCATATAATAATACTCAAGTGGATACATTTGGGTTAAGCCCAACAAGTCCATTTGATATTGTAACATATAAACCATCAAGTTCCCCTTTAGAAAATCATCATGGTATTTTAGATGTTTGGGCAGCAAAAAATATTGAGGGCTATAAAAGTAGAGCTAGCCATAATCCAACTATTGCATTAACAAAAGGACAGCATGATTCTACGAAGCAAGTTTATAGAGAATGGCTGAAAGAGAAAACTGGTAAACCTGTTGGAGGTAAAGTAGCTTGGGAAGAAATCTCTCCACATGAGATATTTAAATTATCAGAAGCCATGTTTGATGCTGCTGGTGTTCCACAGTATGCAAGAGATGAATATTATAAGGAGTTTAATAAATATATATACACAATGTGTAAATAA
- a CDS encoding SMI1/KNR4 family protein gives MERVQRILKAISESKDCLLLKREHHVNVDVGYLLPDDLRYYLENYNSIIFWENSEYSVKIVGIEDFKKANPVIIGEEVPDDISNNWFIIADDNPQFITIDLFKERLGKCYDSFWDRYGVVGEQPIIANSFTELLEQLFKGKGGYYYWLQDNFEYIGDAYDNLS, from the coding sequence ATGGAAAGAGTTCAAAGAATCCTCAAGGCTATTTCAGAGTCAAAGGACTGTTTATTATTGAAGAGAGAACATCATGTAAATGTTGATGTAGGATATCTTTTGCCTGATGACTTAAGATATTATCTTGAGAATTATAACTCGATTATTTTTTGGGAGAATTCAGAGTATTCTGTGAAAATAGTCGGAATAGAAGATTTTAAAAAAGCTAATCCTGTCATAATTGGAGAAGAGGTTCCTGATGATATTAGTAATAATTGGTTTATTATAGCAGATGACAACCCACAATTTATAACAATAGACCTGTTTAAGGAACGTTTGGGTAAATGTTATGATAGCTTTTGGGATAGGTATGGTGTTGTAGGAGAACAGCCTATCATAGCTAATTCTTTTACAGAATTATTAGAACAGCTATTTAAAGGTAAAGGTGGTTATTACTATTGGTTGCAAGACAATTTTGAGTATATAGGGGATGCATATGATAATCTCTCGTGA
- a CDS encoding RHS repeat-associated core domain-containing protein, translating into MQTLDTINRRSVRYDYDTFGSLSGAVYGDGSRQWRNPDAMGNVYDSPDRTDRSYGRGGQLREDRKWRYYYDSHGNLVLKTMRRSGPSLETGMRDEYLAWQSGDYAYTWQGNGMLRSVTRPDGKTVTFKYDALGRRIEKVFDGRVYRYLWDGDVILHEWDYAEADRPNTVVTEAGEVTLDRPEPVENLITWVYDSDSYVPTAKIVGDRHNSIISDYIGRPVQAYDDNGNIVWQADYDIYGNLRNLHGSRQFIPFRQLGQYEDEETGLYYNRFRYYEPRLGNYISQDPIRLAGGNPTLYGYVADCNTQFDIFGWAIIRLRHYTSNKGFKGIKETLRITASDQNAVFAVKAKGKPLSMVDTAEKFKI; encoded by the coding sequence TTGCAGACGCTTGACACAATAAACCGCAGAAGTGTCCGTTACGATTATGATACTTTCGGTTCTCTGTCAGGGGCTGTATATGGTGACGGTAGTCGTCAGTGGCGTAACCCAGATGCAATGGGTAACGTGTACGATAGCCCTGACCGAACGGACAGGAGTTATGGTCGTGGTGGACAGCTGCGTGAGGACAGGAAGTGGCGGTATTATTATGACAGCCATGGCAACCTTGTGCTGAAGACCATGCGCAGGTCGGGACCATCCCTTGAAACTGGAATGCGGGATGAGTACCTTGCTTGGCAGAGTGGTGACTATGCCTATACGTGGCAGGGCAATGGTATGCTTAGAAGTGTAACACGGCCGGACGGCAAAACTGTAACGTTCAAGTATGACGCTTTAGGCAGACGCATTGAGAAGGTCTTTGACGGACGTGTGTATCGCTACCTTTGGGATGGTGATGTCATCCTGCACGAGTGGGACTATGCCGAGGCTGACCGTCCAAATACGGTTGTTACCGAGGCTGGTGAGGTCACACTTGACAGACCAGAACCTGTTGAGAATCTCATCACGTGGGTTTACGACAGTGACAGCTATGTCCCTACAGCCAAGATTGTTGGTGACAGGCATAACAGCATCATCAGTGACTACATCGGCCGTCCCGTCCAGGCATACGATGATAACGGAAACATTGTCTGGCAGGCAGACTATGACATCTATGGTAATCTCCGCAACCTTCACGGCAGCAGGCAGTTCATTCCTTTCCGCCAGTTAGGACAGTATGAGGACGAGGAGACTGGACTGTATTACAACCGCTTCCGCTATTACGAGCCAAGGTTAGGTAATTATATCAGTCAAGACCCTATAAGGTTGGCAGGAGGAAACCCTACGCTGTATGGGTATGTGGCGGATTGTAATACTCAGTTTGATATATTTGGATGGGCTATTATTCGTTTACGGCATTACACAAGTAACAAAGGATTTAAAGGTATCAAAGAGACTTTGAGAATAACAGCAAGTGACCAAAATGCTGTTTTTGCTGTAAAAGCTAAAGGAAAACCTTTAAGTATGGTAGATACAGCAGAAAAATTTAAAATATAA